The genomic segment AACGGACGACACGCTCGGTCGCGCTGACCGATACCGGCGCTCGCTATTTGGAACGGGTGCGGCGGATCTTGGCCGACGTCGAAGAGGCCGACACCTCCGCCGCGGCCGAGCGCGTCACCCCATCTGGCAGGCTGGTCGTTTCGGCTCCCGTCGGCTTCGGCCGGCGTCATGTCGCGCCGCTGCTGTCGGACTATCTGCGACGCTACCCGGAGGTGACCGGCGAGTTGCGGCTGTCGGACCTGATGATCAACCTGGTCGAGGACGGTGTCGATTGCGCGGTCCGGATCGGACATCTGTCGGATTCAAGCCTGGTGGCGCGGCAGCTCGGCGCCATGCGCCGGATCGTGGTGGCCTCGCCGGCCTATTTGGCGGCGCGCGGCGTTCCGGCCACGCCGGCAGAGATCGCGGCGCATGATGTGATCCACTTCGGACAGACCGGCGCGCCGGCCGGCTGGCACTTCGTCGTCGACGGCCGCGATGTCCGCATCGCCTGCACGCCGCGCCTCGTCAGTAATGTTGCCGACGTCGCGATCCTGGATGCCGAGCGGGGCGGCGGCCTGACCCGCGTGCTGGCCTATCAGGCAGCGGACGCGATCGCGGCAGGGCGGCTGCAGATCGTGCTGGCGAAC from the Rhodopseudomonas palustris genome contains:
- a CDS encoding LysR family transcriptional regulator produces the protein MDRLDTMTAFVAVADLKGFAPAARRLGLSPSAVTRMVAALEERLGTRLLQRTTRSVALTDTGARYLERVRRILADVEEADTSAAAERVTPSGRLVVSAPVGFGRRHVAPLLSDYLRRYPEVTGELRLSDLMINLVEDGVDCAVRIGHLSDSSLVARQLGAMRRIVVASPAYLAARGVPATPAEIAAHDVIHFGQTGAPAGWHFVVDGRDVRIACTPRLVSNVADVAILDAERGGGLTRVLAYQAADAIAAGRLQIVLANYEVPPLPIAIVYPTSRLLSAKVRAFIDLAAETSDWRFAGDGKRSRV